A window of the Lagopus muta isolate bLagMut1 chromosome 1, bLagMut1 primary, whole genome shotgun sequence genome harbors these coding sequences:
- the BCL2L14 gene encoding apoptosis facilitator Bcl-2-like protein 14, translated as MDPEGAEMSSPNDVSMEEILLEDNEQDTIEYRILMAYAQRRLPASRYKKLLKNEANVLKTSSLIRSEGEIQHQSDKSGPHQVSELQHGAKKQKSKKQPKQKFLSRYCLPFFCRRAEQQSPIKTHAPNSGMEDFSTSDTCTGSLQKRSFQEQSEKADVNHIVDKLSKLVTSRPQPSPSNVAFRMLVHTRALEQDSGDTADENEGEGNDEEKTIQTIVALLRKSGDQLEERFKKDRSFYQRFEDMLSYAFFERLTDSFLENVSADSTNETEDQLQCTKVAFALEVATRLTAVDNHPMNLVMGFGLKYLQEHFSPWIRDRGGWDKALSSLDQEEVE; from the exons ATGGATCCAGAAG GAGCTGAGATGTCTTCACCAAATGATGTCAGTATGGAAGAAATATTGCTGGAAGACAATGAGCAAGACACTATAGAATACAGGATCCTCATGGCCTATGCCCAACGGAGGTTGCCAGCCAGCAGATAtaagaaacttctgaaaaatgaggCAAATGTGCTGAAAACATCATCCTTAATCAGGAGTGAAGGGGAGATCCAACATCAAAGTGATAAAAGTGGGCCACACCAAGTATCAGAATTGCAGCATGgtgcaaagaaacagaaaagcaaaaagcaaccCAAACAAAAATTCTTGTCAAGATATTGTCTGCCCTTTttctgcaggagagcagagcagcaaagtcCCATAAAAACACATGCACCCAACAGTGGAATGGAAGATTTCTCCACTTCTGACACCTGCACTGGGAGCCTTCAAAAAAGGAGTTTTCAGGAGCAAA GTGAAAAAGCAGATGTCAATCATATTGTAGACAAACTCTCCAAGCTTGTGACTAGCAGGCCTCAGCCATCTCCTTCAAATGTGGCATTCAGGATGCTGGTGCATACCCGGGCTCTGGAACAAGATAGTGGAGatactgctgatgaaaatgagGGTGAAGGAAATG atgaagaaaagacaATACAAACAATAGTTGCACTGTTAAGAAAATCAGGGGATCAGCTAGAAGAAAGG ttcaaaaaagacaggagtTTCTATCAGCGTTTTGAAGATATGTTGTCCTATGCCTTCTTCGAGAGGCTCACCGATTCATTCCTGGAGAATGTCTCAGCAGATTCCACAAACGAGACAGAAGACCAGTTACAGTGCACCAAAGTTGCCTTTGCACTGGAAGTTGCCACCAGACTTACTGCTGTGGACAACCATCCTATGAACCTGGTCATGGGCTTTGGATTAAAGTACCTCCAAGAGCACTTCAGTCCCTGGATTCGTGATCGTGGGGGCTGG GACAAGGCTTTGAGTTCACTGGATCAAGAAGAAGTAGAATAA